A genomic segment from Alistipes senegalensis JC50 encodes:
- a CDS encoding helix-turn-helix domain-containing protein gives MERLDEILEIVREIREDIAYMKRHRNMLCGTPILEVSEVCDLLKISDRQLRRYCVSGQLTGFHFGRRLMFSAAEINRFVERIDTECRQRKELKNRIRNL, from the coding sequence ATGGAACGACTCGATGAGATTTTGGAAATCGTCCGTGAGATCCGCGAGGATATCGCCTATATGAAACGGCACCGGAATATGCTTTGCGGTACGCCGATCCTTGAAGTGAGCGAGGTCTGCGACCTGCTGAAGATCAGCGATCGTCAGTTGCGCCGCTACTGCGTCAGCGGTCAGCTCACCGGTTTCCACTTCGGGCGCCGTCTTATGTTCTCCGCTGCCGAGATAAACCGTTTTGTCGAGCGGATCGACACGGAGTGCCGACAGCGAAAAGAACTTAAAAACCGGATCAGGAACCTTTAA
- a CDS encoding LPD28 domain-containing protein codes for MAYESSIPFADIRDFREAEINGISALFTMCRLDSETLPADFHSCEVMGGRGSDFQWLVPLALANFTGTFVSRQPLLREGQAYAEIRRYGIYDATTVDEWSENNNDNS; via the coding sequence ATGGCATACGAATCATCCATTCCTTTCGCGGATATCAGGGATTTCCGCGAGGCCGAGATCAACGGCATCTCTGCTCTTTTCACTATGTGTCGCCTCGATTCCGAAACCCTTCCCGCCGATTTTCATTCGTGCGAGGTCATGGGCGGTCGGGGCAGCGATTTCCAGTGGCTCGTTCCGCTGGCTTTGGCAAACTTCACCGGAACGTTCGTCTCCCGGCAGCCCCTGCTCCGGGAAGGACAGGCGTACGCTGAAATACGCCGGTACGGCATCTATGACGCGACGACAGTCGACGAATGGTCTGAAAACAACAACGATAACTCTTAA